A region of Vicia villosa cultivar HV-30 ecotype Madison, WI unplaced genomic scaffold, Vvil1.0 ctg.000029F_1_1_1, whole genome shotgun sequence DNA encodes the following proteins:
- the LOC131622288 gene encoding uncharacterized protein LOC131622288, which translates to MVDMSDLKDGALREIVMDESVFGIEFKSLITIDDLEEIFKHDQLGVTNMHSYIRLLYDRVLRGTPLSNRFRFVSSAHCSGMAIASEPESVRQRLVDSFMSTGNTESLHLWAYNTRPVGAHWLLLAINPIREVVYYLNSVNGEWTNYPAMKEIVDL; encoded by the exons atggttgatatgtccgatttgaaggatggtgctttacgtgaaatcgttatggatgaaagtgtcttcggtattgaattcaagtcacttattacaattgatgacttggaggagatttttaagcatgatcaactaggcgtcactaacatgcactcatacatccg gttgttgtatgacagagtgttgcgcgggactccgttgtctaacagattccgtttcgtgtcttccgcccactgcagcggaatggcaattgcttcggaaccggaatcagttagacaacgcTTAGTAGATAgtttcatgtccaccggcaatacagaaagtctgcatctttgggcgtataatacccgaccagtagg agcacactggttgctgcttgctatcaaccctataagggaagtcgtgtattatctgaattcggtaaatggtgaatggaccaattatccggccatgaaggaaatcgttgatttgtaa
- the LOC131622314 gene encoding ABC transporter C family member 5-like: MGFDENLVTSLSSSGSWRENTLLTEILGLPVLELVAICTNLVVLVLFLLRQIFLCFGGRVWFYKDNNSINNGSVVVGNGGLIRGSVVGETFEVRIGTWFKLSVLSCFYVLLVQVFVLGFDVVSLIKDEFVVVDLSLLSAPFVQGLVWIVLSFSVLHCKYRVSQKFPILLRVSWFVLFVVCLCGLYVDGRGFWLDSSKYVVSHVLANFAATPALAFLCFVAVRGVSGIQVCRNAENQQPLLIDEEEDEEPGCVKVTPYNDAGLYSLATLSWLDPILSIGAKRPLELKDIPLVAPKDKAKTNFKILKSNWEKLKAENSATPPSLAWALLKSFWKEAAVNAIFAGVTTLVSYVGPYMISYFVDYLSGIETYPHEGYVLAGIFFVAKLVETFATRQWYLGVDILGMHVRSALTAMVYQKGLKLSSIARQSHTSGEIVNYMAIDVQRVGDYAWYLHDMWMLPLQIVLALAILYKNVGIASIATLVATIISIAVTIPVARIQEDYQDKLMAAKDERMRKTSECLRNMRILKLQAWEERYRIRLEEMRGVEFKWLRKALYSQAFITFMFWSSPIFVSAVTFATCIMLGGQLTAGGVLSALATFRILQEPLRNFPDLVSTMAQTKVSIDRLTCFLLEEELQEDATIVLPRGVSNIAIEIKDSEFSWDPSSSCRPTLSEINMKVEKGMRVAVCGTVGSGKSSFLSCILGEIPKISGEVSVCGSAAYVSQSAWIQSGTIEENILFGSIKDKAKYKNVLHACSLKKDLELFSHGDQTIIGDRGINLSGGQKQRVQLARALYQDADVYLLDDPFSAVDAHTGSELFREYILSALENKTVIFVTHQVEFLPAADLILVLREGSIIQAGKYDDLLKAGTDFKALVSAHHEAIEAMDIPNHSSEDSEEHLSLEESVMTSKKSICSVNDVDSLTKEMQEGPSSSDQQTTKEKKKAKRSRKKQLVQEEERVRGRVSMKVYLSYMAAAYKGALIPLIIIAQALFQFLQIASNWWMAWANPQTEGDKPKVTPMNLLLVYMALAFGSSLFIFVRAVLVATFGLGAAQKLFLKMLRCVFHAPMYFFDSTPAGRILNRVSVDQSVVDLDIPFRLGGFAATTIQLIGIVGVMTEVTWQVLLLVVPMAIACLWMQKYYMASSRELVRIVSIQKSPIINLFGESIAGASTIRGFGQEKRFMKRNLYLLDCFARPFFYSLAAIEWLCLRMELLSTCVFSFCMLLLVSFPHGSIDPSMAGLAVTYGLNLNARLSRWILSFCKLENKIISIERIYQYSQIPSEAPAVIEDSRPPSLWPENGTIEIIDLKVRYKENLPLVLHGVSCTFPGGKNIGIVGRTGSGKSTLIQALFRLIEPADGSIHIDNINILEIGLHDLRSHLSIIPQDPTLFEGTIRGNLDPLEEHSDKDIWEALDKSQLGQIIREKGQKLDTPVIENGDNWSVGQRQLVSLGRALLKQSKILVLDEATASVDTATDNLIQKIIRTEFKACTVLTIAHRIPTVIDSDQVLVLSDGRVAEFDTPLRLLEDKSSMFLKLVSEYSSRSSGIPEF, translated from the exons ATGGGTTTTGATGAAAACTTGGTTACATCGTTGTCTTCTTCAGGATCATGGAGGGAAAATACCCTTTTGACTGAGATCCTTGGATTGCCAGTTTTGGAACTTGTGGCAATATGTACTAATTTGGTTGTTCttgttttgtttcttttgcgGCAGATTTTTTTATGTTTTGGTGGGAGAGTTTGGTTTTATAAGgataataatagtattaataatgGTTCTGTTGTTGTTGGCAATGGTGGTTTAATTCGTGGTAGTGTTGTTGGAGAAACTTTTGAGGTTAGGATTGGGACATGGTTTAAGTTGTCGGTTTTGTCTTGTTTTTATGTTCTGTTGGTGCAAGTTTTTGTTTTGGGGTTTGATGTTGTTTCTTTGATTAAGGATGAGTTTGTGGTTGTGGATTTGTCTCTTCTTTCGGCGCCGTTTGTTCAGGGCTTGGTTTGGATTGTGTTGAGCTTTAGTGTTTTGCATTGCAAATACAGGGTTTCTCAGAAGTTTCCGATTTTGCTGAGGGTTTCTTGGTTTgtattgtttgttgtttgtttgtgtggTTTATATGTTGATGGGAGAGGGTTTTGGTTGGACAGTTCGAAGTACGTGGTTTCTCATGTTTTGGCGAATTTCGCTGCTACCCCTGCTCTTGCCTTTCTGTGTTTTGTAGCAGTTAGGGGTGTTTCTGGTATACAAGTTTGTAGAAATGCGGAGAATCAACAGCCGTTACttattgatgaagaagaagacgaagaaccGGGTTGCGTTAAGGTTACTCCTTATAATGATGCTGGACTTTATAGTTTGGCTACTCTGTCTTGGCTTGACCCGATTCTTTCCATTGGTGCAAAGAGACCGCTTGAGCTTAAGGACATTCCTCTTGTTGCGCCTAAAGATAAAGCCAAAACAAATTTTAAGATTTTGAAATCTAATTGGGAGAAATTGAAGGCTGAGAACTCGGCGACTCCGCCTTCATTAGCTTGGGCGCTTCTCAAATCGTTCTGGAAGGAGGCGGCTGTTAATGCCATTTTTGCTGGTGTCACTACTCTTGTCTCGTATGTAGGTCCATACATGATAAGTTACTTTGTTGATTACTTGAGTGGTATAGAGACTTACCCTCACGAGGGGTATGTCCTTGCAGGGATTTTCTTTGTTGCAAAGCTTGTGGAAACCTTCGCAACGAGACAATGGTATCTAGGAGTGGACATCTTAGGGATGCATGTTAGGTCCGCGTTAACTGCAATGGTATATCAAAAGGGGCTTAAATTATCGAGTATTGCCAGGCAAAGTCACACAAGTGGCGAGATTGTTAATTACATGGCTATTGATGTTCAGAGGGTAGGGGACTATGCTTGGTATCTTCATGACATGTGGATGCTTCCTCTGCAGATTGTTCTTGCCCTTGCAATCTTGTATAAGAATGTCGGAATTGCTTCCATTGCGACACTTGTTGCCACAATCATTTCCATTGCAGTCACTATTCCTGTGGCTCGGATCCAAGAAGACTATCAAGACAAATTAATGGCTGCCAAGGATGAAAGAATGAGAAAAACATCCGAGTGCTTAAGGAACATGAGGATTCTCAAGCTGCAGGCTTGGGAGGAGAGATATCGAATAAGATTGGAGGAGATGCGTGGTGTAGAGTTCAAGTGGCTTAGGAAAGCCCTATATTCTCAGGCTTTCATAACTTTCATGTTCTGGAGCTCACCTATATTTGTTTCTGCCGTCACTTTTGCTACTTGCATAATGTTGGGCGGTCAGCTAACAGCAGGCGGTGTACTTTCGGCTCTAGCTACTTTTAGGATCCTCCAAGAACCTTTGAGGAATTTTCCAGACTTGGTATCTACAATGGCTCAGACAAAAGTTTCTATTGATCGACTAACTTGTTTTCTGCTGGAGGAAGAATTGCAGGAAGATGCAACTATTGTCTTGCCGCGGGGTGTTTCTAACATTGCCATAGAAATTAAGGACAGTGAATTCTCTTGGGACCCTTCTTCATCTTGCAGGCCTACTCTTTCAGAGATAAATATGAAAGTTGAAAAAGGGATGCGCGTGGCTGTTTGTGGTACAGTTGGTTCAGGGAAAtcaagttttctttcttgcatCCTTGGGGAGATTCCTAAGATTTCTGGTGAA GTCAGTGTGTGTGGTTCTGCTGCATATGTCTCCCAATCAGCATGGATACAATCAGGAACTATAGAAGAAAATATACTCTTTGGAAGTATAAAAGACAAAGCAAAGTACAAGAATGTTCTTCATGCTTGTTCACTGAAAAAGGATCTAGAACTTTTCTCGCACGGAGATCAGACAATTATTGGTGATAGAGGCATAAACCTGAGTGGAGGTCAGAAGCAACGGGTGCAGCTTGCCCGGGCACTATACCAAGATGCTGATGTTTATCTCCTTGACGATCCCTTCAGTGCAGTTGATGCACACACTGGATCAGAGTTGTTTAGG GAATATATATTGTCGGCACTGGAAAATAAAACAGTCATTTTTGTGACCCATCAAGTTGAATTTCTTCCTGCTGCTGATCTGATACTG GTTCTCAGGGAAGGTAGCATCATACAGGCTGGAAAGTATGATGATCTCTTAAAAGCAGGAACAGATTTTAAAGCTCTAGTTTCAGCTCACCATGAAGCCATAGAGGCTATGGATATCCCTAATCACTCATCTGAAGATTCAGAGGAACATTTATCATTAGAGGAATCTGTTATGACAAGTAAGAAATCCATTTGTTCTGTGAATGATGTTGACAGTTTGACAAAGGAAATGCAAGAGGGACCATCGTCTTCCGATCAACAAACAACTAAGGAGAAGAAGAAAGCTAAAAGATCGAGAAAAAAACAGCTTGTACAGGAAGAGGAGAGGGTTAGAGGTAGGGTTAGCATGAAGGTGTATCTTTCATACATGGCAGCGGCATATAAAGGTGCATTGATTCCACTCATAATCATTGCACAAGCATTATTTCAGTTCCTTCAGATTGCTAGTAATTGGTGGATGGCGTGGGCTAACCCTCAAACAGAAGGAGACAAGCCCAAAGTAACTCCCATGAATCTTCTTCTTGTTTACATGGCCCTTGCTTTTGGCAGTTCGTTGTTTATATTTGTTAGGGCTGTTCTAGTCGCTACGTTTGGTCTCGGAGCTGCACAGAAGCTATTTTTGAAGATGCTTAGATGTGTTTTCCATGCACCAATGTATTTCTTTGATTCTACACCCGCTGGAAGGATCTTGAACCGg GTTTCTGTTGATCAGAGTGTTGTGGATCTTGACATCCCTTTTAGACTTGGTGGGTTTGCTGCTACAACAATACAGCTTATCGGTATTGTTGGTGTAATGACAGAAGTTACATGGCAAGTTTTGCTCTTAGTCGTCCCAATGGCCATTGCTTGTTTATGGATGCAG AAATACTACATGGCTTCCTCTAGGGAACTGGTCCGTATTGTAAGCATCCAGAAATCACCAATTATAAATCTTTTTGGTGAATCGATTGCTGGAGCATCCACAATCAGGGGTTTCGGACAAGAAAAAAGGTTCATGAAGCGGAACCTTTATCTTCTTGATTGTTTTGCACGACCTTTCTTCTACAGTCTTGCTGCTATTGAGTGGCTCTGCCTGCGTATGGAGCTCCTGTCCACCTGTGTATTTTCTTTCTGCATGCTATTGCTTGTTAGCTTTCCCCATGGAAGTATTGACCCTA GCATGGCTGGACTTGCTGTGACATATGGTCTGAATTTAAATGCGCGGTTATCCCGTTGGATACTTAGCTTTTGCAAACTTGAAAACAAAATTATATCAATTGAAAGAATTTATCAATACAGCCAAATTCCTAGTGAAGCACCGGCAGTTATTGAAGATTCCCGTCCTCCATCCTTATGGCCTGAAAATGGGACAATTGAAATAATTGATTTGAAG GTCCGTTACAAAGAAAATCTTCCTTTGGTGCTTCATGGAGTATCATGCACATTTCCTGGTGGGAAGAATATAGGAATAGTTGGACGCACTGGAAGTGGCAAATCGACGTTAATTCAAGCATTGTTTCGACTGATTGAACCAGCAGACGGAAGTATCCACATAGACAACATCAATATTTTAGAGATCGGTCTTCATGACCTCCGAAGTCATCTCAGTATCATACCACAGGATCCAACCTTGTTTGAAGGGACCATTCGAGGCAATCTTGATCCTCTTGAGGAGCACTCAGATAAAGACATTTGGGAG GCACTAGATAAGTCTCAACTTGGACAGATCATCCGTGAGAAAGGACAAAAGCTTGATACACCAG TTATAGAAAATGGAGACAATTGGAGTGTAGGACAGCGGCAACTTGTTTCTCTTGGCCGAGCTCTATTGAAGCAGTCAAAAATACTTGTACTTGATGAAGCAACAGCATCCGTCGACACTGCCACTGATAATCTTATCCAGAAGATTATTCGAACAGAGTTCAAAGCCTGCACCGTGCTCACCATTGCACATCGTATCCCGACTGTCATTGACAGCGATCAAGTTCTGGTGCTCAGTGATG GTAGAGTTGCTGAATTCGACACTCCTTTACGACTATTAGAGGATAAGTCATCCATGTTTCTAAAGTTGGTGTCTGAGTATTCATCACGGTCGAGTGGTATACCAGAATTTTAG